In Nostoc sp. CENA543, a single genomic region encodes these proteins:
- a CDS encoding PatU: MSPTHFYLGEIPTVQERFQAVIKRRLQIHIENHPPLFPWETQIVDYPDTLDEPSLVFAPNWGWMAQQSKLNLPIPLPEKVFQELFAKCQQLVTSSLPIGAKLVQAVEDLFPNEPYTINNLAGLVLRTSHRSPLESIPNIENDYSDLGSHQQMAISLMAAKQLLENLTLPVSPSQPVVERFWLTSVGVLNLRVEYHSQGDTKLLRVHGDLPTQGILTLRGENSIAMAQSSIPGCLSVEIAGQQLHPTYFLEVECPELDQLPLVFVINPTI; the protein is encoded by the coding sequence GTGTCACCCACACATTTTTATCTAGGAGAAATTCCTACTGTGCAAGAACGTTTTCAAGCCGTCATTAAACGTCGGTTACAAATTCACATCGAAAACCACCCACCCTTGTTTCCCTGGGAAACACAAATAGTAGACTATCCAGATACTCTGGATGAGCCATCACTAGTATTTGCCCCGAACTGGGGATGGATGGCGCAGCAATCTAAGTTGAATCTTCCCATTCCTCTACCAGAGAAAGTATTTCAAGAACTATTTGCCAAATGTCAACAACTGGTGACATCTTCGCTACCAATCGGGGCAAAATTAGTGCAGGCGGTGGAAGATTTGTTCCCCAACGAACCTTACACCATCAATAATCTTGCTGGCTTGGTCTTACGTACCAGCCACAGATCGCCATTAGAGTCTATACCTAATATCGAGAATGATTACTCAGATTTAGGGTCTCATCAACAAATGGCAATTTCCCTCATGGCGGCTAAACAACTGTTAGAGAATCTGACTCTACCAGTTTCTCCTAGTCAGCCAGTTGTAGAAAGATTCTGGTTAACTAGTGTCGGTGTTCTCAATCTGCGGGTCGAATATCACTCCCAAGGTGACACCAAGCTGTTGCGTGTTCATGGCGATTTACCCACTCAAGGAATTTTGACACTACGGGGTGAAAACTCCATTGCTATGGCACAGTCATCAATTCCTGGATGCTTGAGTGTAGAAATTGCGGGTCAGCAACTCCACCCAACTTACTTTTTAGAGGTTGAGTGTCCAGAACTGGATCAATTACCATTGGTCTTTGTGATTAATCCCACCATCTAA
- a CDS encoding DUF3488 and DUF4129 domain-containing transglutaminase family protein — MFNLTRLNRFWHLRVSYGREDHQESPSVEVEDSISLRVLVLALVITGIAAVDIAANTTFSLWAIPLSFVGAGWSYYRRRQANITVKFCIAIGMLMALGAFFGNIFGELNDTRLALAELLIQLQILHGFDVPRRKNLGYSIVIGLILLGVAATLSQTLAFAPILLLFLAIALPTLVVNYRSQLGLVKAKGKRQKAKPFKLTKQLPTYFLLFTVVVGLGLVVFAFLPRFPGYQLRTFPVSSPIEVKNSFTGRSIINPGYVRQGNADNQGNGTASDSNGQPGKLDSGFYYGFNSKINQNLRGEMKPKVVMRVRSQVEGFWRVLAFDRYTGKGWEVSRNDDVATIKRSPWSYQIYLSPPPVSGKTKEVIQTYTIVSELPNLIPAMSYPREIYFPTPVIAVDKEGGLRSPVGLGEDLTYTVISDVPYRDRTLLGTANTNYPPDIEKYYLQIPPEISTKVRQRTEEILANYNRERVGKSQKTLDSTYEKVLYLAQYIKQNYSIPENPLDLPFFDDKEDLVEAFLFKHKGGYPDHFSTVLTVMLRSIGIPARLVAGFGAGEFNPFTGMYVVKNTDAYAMTEVYFPKYGWFTFDPIPNHPLIPPSIEETQTFSVLRQFWQWVAGWLPSPVTGFFNHVFGAIFSWLGKAIAWFIALFTQGWLGILTGLILTTTAAFLAWLGWVQWRDWVNRRGLSKLPPMERLYQQMLLWANQKGLGKHPAQTPLEYAKVAAEYHTTNDAQVINDICQAYVSWRYGGNTPNLHKLRQKWQELKNSSRHKQK; from the coding sequence ATGTTTAATTTAACCAGGTTGAATCGATTTTGGCATCTGCGTGTCAGTTACGGGCGAGAGGATCATCAGGAATCGCCATCGGTGGAAGTGGAAGACTCCATTTCCTTGCGGGTACTAGTGCTAGCGTTGGTAATCACAGGGATTGCGGCTGTAGATATTGCGGCTAATACGACCTTTAGTCTGTGGGCAATACCTCTAAGTTTTGTTGGTGCAGGTTGGAGTTATTACCGCCGTCGTCAAGCTAATATCACCGTCAAGTTTTGTATTGCCATTGGGATGTTAATGGCTTTGGGAGCTTTTTTTGGCAATATCTTTGGTGAATTGAATGATACGCGCTTGGCTTTGGCGGAGTTATTAATTCAACTGCAAATACTACATGGTTTTGATGTGCCTCGGCGTAAAAACCTGGGCTATTCTATTGTGATTGGGTTAATTTTGTTGGGTGTGGCGGCAACCCTAAGTCAGACTTTAGCTTTTGCACCCATTTTATTATTATTTTTAGCGATCGCCTTGCCGACTTTAGTGGTGAATTACCGCTCACAGTTAGGTTTGGTTAAGGCAAAAGGCAAAAGGCAAAAGGCAAAGCCATTTAAATTAACTAAACAGTTACCTACATATTTTTTACTATTTACCGTAGTGGTGGGCTTGGGGTTGGTGGTCTTTGCATTTTTACCCCGTTTCCCTGGCTATCAACTGCGGACTTTTCCTGTGAGTTCGCCTATTGAGGTGAAAAATAGCTTTACTGGTCGGAGCATTATCAACCCTGGCTATGTCCGTCAAGGTAATGCGGATAATCAAGGCAATGGTACGGCATCTGATAGCAATGGACAACCAGGAAAGCTAGACAGTGGCTTTTATTATGGTTTTAATAGCAAGATTAACCAAAACTTGCGGGGAGAGATGAAGCCCAAGGTAGTGATGCGGGTGCGATCGCAAGTTGAAGGCTTTTGGCGGGTGTTGGCTTTTGACCGTTATACGGGTAAGGGTTGGGAAGTTTCCCGTAATGATGATGTGGCGACGATTAAAAGATCGCCTTGGTCTTACCAAATTTATTTATCTCCACCACCTGTTTCTGGCAAAACGAAGGAAGTCATACAAACCTATACGATAGTCTCAGAATTGCCGAATCTGATTCCGGCGATGTCTTATCCCAGAGAGATTTACTTTCCTACACCTGTGATCGCGGTGGATAAAGAGGGGGGATTGCGATCGCCTGTGGGATTAGGAGAAGATTTGACATATACGGTGATTTCTGACGTTCCGTACCGCGATCGAACTTTACTAGGAACAGCTAATACCAATTATCCGCCTGATATTGAAAAATACTACCTCCAGATACCCCCAGAAATTTCCACCAAAGTTAGGCAACGGACGGAAGAAATTTTAGCTAACTACAACCGTGAACGGGTCGGTAAATCTCAGAAAACCCTAGATTCCACCTATGAAAAAGTTCTGTATCTAGCTCAATATATCAAACAAAACTATTCGATTCCGGAAAATCCTTTAGATTTACCTTTTTTTGATGACAAAGAAGACTTGGTAGAAGCGTTTTTATTTAAACATAAAGGCGGTTATCCAGACCATTTTTCCACAGTTTTGACGGTGATGCTGCGCTCCATTGGGATTCCGGCGCGACTAGTAGCAGGGTTTGGTGCTGGGGAGTTTAATCCTTTTACGGGAATGTATGTAGTCAAAAATACAGATGCTTACGCCATGACGGAAGTTTATTTCCCGAAATATGGCTGGTTTACCTTTGACCCCATTCCTAATCATCCCCTGATTCCGCCATCGATTGAAGAGACGCAAACTTTTAGTGTGTTGCGTCAGTTTTGGCAGTGGGTAGCTGGGTGGCTACCGTCACCGGTCACAGGATTTTTTAATCATGTCTTTGGGGCAATTTTTAGCTGGCTAGGAAAAGCGATCGCTTGGTTTATTGCCCTATTTACTCAAGGTTGGTTAGGCATCCTCACAGGGCTGATATTAACCACTACGGCAGCTTTTTTAGCCTGGTTAGGCTGGGTGCAGTGGCGAGATTGGGTAAACCGTCGGGGTCTAAGTAAATTACCACCGATGGAGCGTCTTTATCAACAAATGCTGCTATGGGCTAACCAAAAAGGTTTAGGTAAACATCCTGCACAGACACCTTTAGAGTATGCAAAAGTAGCTGCTGAGTATCACACAACAAATGATGCTCAAGTCATCAATGATATTTGTCAAGCTTATGTTAGTTGGCGTTATGGAGGTAATACTCCTAACTTACATAAATTGCGACAAAAATGGCAAGAATTGAAAAATTCTTCTCGCCATAAACAGAAATAA
- the remA gene encoding extracellular matrix/biofilm regulator RemA has protein sequence MDIQLINIGFGNIVSANRVVAIVSPESAPIKRIITDARDRGQLIDATYGRRTRAVIITDSSHVILSAIQPETVANRFVISREHHAVEN, from the coding sequence ATGGATATACAGTTAATTAACATTGGTTTTGGTAACATTGTTTCGGCTAACCGAGTTGTTGCCATTGTCAGTCCTGAATCTGCCCCGATTAAGCGGATTATTACCGATGCGAGGGACAGAGGTCAGCTAATTGATGCTACTTACGGCCGCCGCACTAGGGCTGTCATCATCACTGATTCTAGTCACGTAATTTTGTCAGCCATTCAGCCAGAAACGGTAGCGAATCGCTTCGTGATTTCTAGGGAACACCATGCTGTAGAAAATTGA
- the gmk gene encoding guanylate kinase — MMQVLPIQSCATTQDSAVSGKLIVLTGPSGVGKGTLMRSLLQRHPELYYSVSATTRRPRPGEIEGKNYYFISRSKFEQLASQGEFLESAEFAGNYYGTPREAVLRQVQSGHLVVLEIELKGARQIRASFPEALSIFILPPSFAELERRIRGRGQDSEEAIARRLQRAHEEIEAANEFDIQIVNDDFEVALNAIEAAVFGK, encoded by the coding sequence ATGATGCAAGTTCTACCCATCCAGAGTTGTGCTACTACCCAAGATAGTGCTGTGTCAGGCAAGTTAATTGTGTTAACCGGGCCAAGTGGGGTCGGGAAGGGTACGCTGATGCGATCGCTCCTACAGCGTCATCCGGAACTGTATTATTCCGTCTCGGCGACGACTCGCCGCCCCCGTCCAGGAGAGATTGAGGGCAAAAATTATTATTTTATTAGCCGTAGTAAGTTTGAGCAGTTAGCGTCTCAAGGAGAATTCCTAGAATCAGCAGAATTTGCTGGAAACTACTATGGCACTCCTCGTGAAGCTGTGCTGCGTCAAGTGCAGTCTGGCCATTTAGTAGTTTTGGAAATTGAACTCAAGGGAGCAAGACAAATTCGGGCTTCCTTCCCTGAAGCTTTGAGTATCTTTATTTTGCCGCCTTCCTTCGCTGAACTAGAAAGACGCATTCGAGGACGGGGACAAGATTCTGAAGAGGCGATCGCCCGTCGTCTGCAACGCGCCCATGAGGAAATTGAAGCGGCTAATGAGTTTGATATCCAAATCGTCAATGATGATTTTGAAGTTGCTCTCAATGCCATTGAAGCGGCTGTGTTTGGCAAATAA
- a CDS encoding photosystem I reaction center protein subunit XI, with protein sequence MQAVDASKNSPGDPRNREVVFPAGDPQIGNLETPVNSSPAVKWFINNLPAYRPGLTPFRRGLEVGMAHGYLLFGPFAKLGPLRNADNANLAGLLASIGLVVILTACLSLYSNSNPPKALASVTVPNPPDAFNSKEGWNNFASAFLIGGIGGAVVAYFLTSNLAIIQGLIG encoded by the coding sequence ATGCAAGCAGTAGACGCATCCAAAAATTCTCCTGGCGATCCTAGAAATCGGGAAGTTGTTTTCCCTGCTGGTGATCCACAAATCGGTAATCTGGAAACCCCAGTCAATTCCTCTCCCGCAGTTAAGTGGTTCATCAATAACTTACCTGCTTATCGCCCAGGCTTAACCCCTTTTAGACGCGGTTTAGAAGTGGGTATGGCTCACGGTTACTTATTGTTTGGCCCCTTCGCTAAACTAGGCCCACTGCGTAATGCAGACAATGCTAACTTGGCAGGATTGTTGGCTTCTATAGGTTTAGTTGTGATCCTCACAGCTTGTCTATCTTTGTATTCCAACAGCAACCCACCCAAAGCCTTAGCTAGCGTGACTGTACCCAATCCCCCAGACGCTTTTAATTCCAAAGAAGGCTGGAATAACTTCGCCAGTGCTTTCTTAATTGGTGGTATTGGTGGTGCAGTAGTAGCTTATTTCTTGACCAGTAATTTGGCTATCATCCAAGGTCTAATAGGCTAA
- the psaJ gene encoding photosystem I reaction center subunit IX — protein sequence MADKGDQSYLIKFISTAPVAATIWLTITAGILIEFNRFFPDLLFHPLP from the coding sequence ATGGCCGACAAAGGTGATCAAAGCTATTTGATTAAGTTCATTTCTACAGCACCCGTGGCAGCAACTATCTGGTTGACAATCACAGCTGGGATTTTAATTGAATTTAATCGCTTTTTCCCAGACCTTCTTTTCCACCCCCTACCATAA
- a CDS encoding Photosystem I reaction center subunit III, producing the protein MRRLFALILVICLAFSFAPPAQALGANLTPCKDNPAFQALAKNARNTTADPESGKKRFERYSQALCGPEGYPHLIVDGRLDRAGDFLIPSILFLYIAGWIGWVGRAYLQAIKKDSDTELKEIQIDLGLALSIIATGFAWPAAALKEFLAGELTAKDSEITVSPR; encoded by the coding sequence ATGAGAAGATTGTTTGCTTTGATTTTAGTGATTTGTCTAGCATTCAGTTTTGCCCCCCCAGCACAAGCTTTGGGTGCAAACCTGACCCCCTGCAAAGACAATCCTGCATTTCAAGCACTAGCAAAAAACGCCCGTAATACTACAGCCGATCCCGAATCTGGTAAAAAACGTTTTGAACGTTATTCTCAAGCCCTCTGCGGCCCAGAAGGCTATCCCCACCTGATCGTAGATGGTCGTCTTGATCGCGCTGGCGATTTCCTAATTCCTAGCATCCTGTTCTTGTATATTGCTGGTTGGATTGGTTGGGTAGGTCGTGCTTACTTACAAGCCATCAAGAAAGACTCTGACACCGAACTCAAAGAAATCCAAATCGATTTGGGTCTAGCACTCTCCATCATTGCTACAGGCTTTGCATGGCCAGCAGCTGCCTTAAAAGAATTCTTAGCTGGCGAATTAACCGCGAAAGATTCAGAAATCACTGTTTCTCCTCGCTAA
- the tsaD gene encoding tRNA (adenosine(37)-N6)-threonylcarbamoyltransferase complex transferase subunit TsaD, translating into MVTVLAIETSCDETAVAIVKNRQVCSSIITSQIAVHRQYGGVVPEVASRQHLEIINLAIAQALEQAQLDWGQIDGIAATCAPGLVGALLVGLTAAKTLAILYNKPFLGVHHLEGHIYATYLSEPTLDPPFLSLLVSGGHTSLIYVKECGVYETLGETRDDAAGEAFDKVARLLNLGYPGGPVIDQLAQIGNPQAFALPEGKVSLPGGGFHRYDGSFSGLKTAVLRLVQQLEKDEQTLPVADLAASFQQTVARALTKRAIACAIDYSLSTIAVGGGVAANSGLRKNLQVAAAEHNIRVLFPPLKFCTDNAAMIACAAADHLSRGHTSPLTLGVESRLPLTEVMKLYQSS; encoded by the coding sequence ATGGTAACTGTTTTAGCAATAGAAACTAGCTGTGATGAAACTGCCGTGGCAATTGTTAAAAATCGTCAAGTTTGCAGCAGTATTATTACGTCCCAAATCGCGGTGCATCGGCAGTATGGTGGAGTGGTGCCGGAAGTCGCATCGCGCCAGCATTTGGAAATCATTAATTTAGCGATCGCCCAAGCCTTGGAGCAAGCCCAACTAGATTGGGGGCAAATCGACGGTATCGCAGCCACTTGCGCCCCTGGATTGGTGGGAGCGTTGTTAGTGGGTTTGACTGCGGCCAAAACTTTAGCGATTTTGTACAATAAACCATTTTTGGGAGTCCATCACCTCGAAGGTCACATCTACGCCACTTATTTGAGTGAGCCAACTTTAGATCCCCCTTTTCTTAGCTTACTGGTTTCCGGCGGACATACAAGCTTAATCTATGTTAAGGAATGTGGAGTTTACGAAACTTTAGGTGAAACCCGTGATGATGCCGCCGGAGAAGCCTTCGATAAGGTGGCTAGATTGTTAAATCTAGGTTATCCAGGCGGGCCAGTGATTGATCAACTCGCCCAAATTGGAAATCCCCAAGCGTTTGCATTGCCAGAAGGCAAAGTATCTTTACCTGGTGGGGGTTTTCATCGCTATGATGGCAGTTTTAGCGGGTTAAAGACAGCAGTATTAAGATTAGTGCAGCAGCTAGAAAAAGATGAGCAAACATTGCCAGTAGCCGACTTAGCCGCCAGTTTTCAACAGACAGTAGCCAGGGCATTAACCAAAAGAGCGATCGCCTGTGCCATTGACTATAGCCTAAGTACAATTGCTGTAGGTGGTGGAGTAGCGGCTAACAGTGGCTTAAGAAAAAATTTACAAGTTGCTGCTGCTGAACATAACATTCGTGTTCTTTTCCCACCCTTAAAATTTTGTACTGATAACGCCGCCATGATTGCCTGCGCCGCCGCCGATCATTTATCCCGTGGTCATACTTCACCCTTAACATTGGGCGTAGAGTCTAGACTGCCGTTAACGGAGGTGATGAAGTTATATCAATCCAGTTAA
- a CDS encoding alpha/beta fold hydrolase gives MATIEILGFPHAYELTAPTSSPHALVFVHGWLNSRGYWQPVISRLSEDFQCLSYDLRGFGESQSQLDTEFPEEESSISSASKSISNLNYAFESLHTPAAYAHDLVTLLQQLNIANAWLIGHSLGGTIALWAAAQMPEVIKGVVCINAGGGIYLKEAFEQFRSAGQKFLQVRPRWLSQVPLIDFLFTRNNVSRPLDRYWARQRVIDFVVADPEAALGSLLESTTEEEINLLPKLVSQLKQPVYFIAGAEDKVMEPKYVRHLASFHRLFQYCGDNVIEIPDCGHLAMLEQPDAVADHIRAILTKQGSIVNS, from the coding sequence ATGGCAACTATTGAAATCTTGGGTTTCCCACACGCATACGAGCTAACTGCTCCCACGTCCAGTCCCCATGCTTTGGTGTTTGTTCACGGTTGGCTAAACAGTCGTGGATACTGGCAACCTGTGATCTCGCGGTTGTCAGAGGATTTTCAGTGTTTGTCTTATGATTTAAGGGGCTTTGGTGAATCTCAGTCTCAGTTAGATACTGAGTTCCCAGAGGAAGAAAGTTCCATCAGTTCTGCCTCTAAATCCATTAGCAACCTAAATTATGCTTTTGAGTCTCTCCATACACCAGCTGCTTACGCTCATGATTTAGTCACCCTCTTGCAACAGTTAAATATTGCCAATGCTTGGCTAATTGGTCACTCTTTAGGGGGTACGATCGCACTCTGGGCAGCAGCGCAAATGCCGGAAGTAATTAAGGGTGTAGTCTGTATCAATGCAGGTGGTGGGATCTATCTCAAAGAAGCTTTTGAGCAATTTCGCTCCGCCGGACAAAAATTTTTACAAGTTCGTCCCCGTTGGTTATCTCAAGTACCTCTAATTGATTTTTTATTTACCAGAAACAATGTATCTCGTCCATTAGATCGCTATTGGGCGCGTCAGCGCGTGATTGATTTTGTCGTAGCAGATCCTGAAGCTGCACTAGGATCATTACTAGAGTCCACAACTGAAGAGGAAATCAATCTTTTACCCAAGTTGGTGTCACAGTTGAAACAGCCAGTATATTTTATAGCTGGTGCTGAGGATAAAGTTATGGAACCCAAGTACGTGCGTCATTTAGCTAGCTTCCATAGGCTTTTCCAATATTGTGGCGATAATGTGATTGAAATTCCTGATTGTGGACATCTGGCCATGTTGGAACAGCCAGATGCTGTGGCTGATCATATTCGCGCAATACTGACAAAGCAGGGATCAATAGTCAATAGTTAA
- a CDS encoding GNAT family N-acetyltransferase codes for MGFWKTWFSTSESATTSKTTSFEEHTVDATGNSYSNSDASAATRSAERIVFSTERDIDLYELEELCDAVGWSRRPLRKVKKAIEHSFLVASMWQVRGNQRRLIGFARATSDHAFNATIWDVVVHPDFQGRGLGKALMKYVLKKLRSEEISNVTLFADPHVVDFYRTMGFMPDPEGIKGMFWYPH; via the coding sequence ATGGGTTTTTGGAAAACTTGGTTTAGTACATCAGAATCTGCGACAACAAGTAAAACAACCTCTTTTGAAGAGCATACAGTAGATGCTACAGGCAACTCTTACTCCAATAGTGATGCCTCCGCAGCTACGCGGAGTGCGGAACGTATTGTTTTCAGTACGGAGCGAGATATTGATCTGTATGAATTAGAAGAACTGTGTGATGCTGTCGGTTGGTCGCGTCGTCCCTTAAGAAAAGTTAAAAAGGCTATTGAGCATAGTTTTCTCGTAGCCTCCATGTGGCAAGTCAGAGGCAATCAAAGACGACTGATTGGTTTTGCTCGTGCTACCTCAGATCACGCCTTTAACGCCACGATTTGGGATGTGGTGGTTCACCCTGACTTTCAAGGTAGAGGGTTGGGTAAGGCCTTGATGAAATATGTCCTCAAAAAACTCAGAAGTGAAGAGATTAGCAATGTCACACTGTTTGCTGATCCTCATGTTGTAGATTTCTACAGAACTATGGGTTTTATGCCAGATCCAGAGGGGATCAAAGGTATGTTTTGGTATCCTCATTAA
- a CDS encoding Tic22 family protein produces MKTLVRWGLILGLTGSIIPAELPGLGSQQALALPQDQVVSKLQQVPVFTLTNAKGEFIVVSRENQGKKLSQVGFFLSKQDAQKFLDNRLKKENPQLASTLQVRPLSLADYYKIVLEGKKKSDSIIYTLMPMQQQVESAVSLLNQSGQKGNQFNGIPLFVPKFKKENSYLTIPLAQGNERYIPFFFEKEQAVALLDEFKKAVPQEGANTEIQVVDLYGVMEALNSSNDPMMNKIVLYPSRESINFIRSLAPQSPASNQRPAATPPKKK; encoded by the coding sequence ATGAAAACATTGGTTCGTTGGGGCTTAATATTGGGTCTTACGGGCAGTATAATACCTGCTGAATTGCCAGGGTTAGGTAGTCAACAGGCACTAGCACTACCACAAGATCAGGTAGTTAGTAAACTACAACAAGTACCTGTATTTACACTCACTAATGCTAAAGGTGAATTTATTGTTGTTTCTAGAGAAAACCAAGGGAAAAAGCTCTCACAGGTAGGATTTTTTCTGAGCAAACAGGATGCACAAAAGTTTTTAGATAATCGTCTGAAGAAAGAAAACCCCCAATTGGCTAGTACGCTACAAGTCAGGCCTTTGTCTTTAGCCGATTACTATAAGATTGTCCTAGAAGGTAAAAAGAAATCAGATTCGATTATTTATACCTTGATGCCGATGCAACAACAGGTTGAATCGGCAGTTAGTTTGTTAAATCAGAGTGGTCAAAAGGGAAATCAATTCAACGGTATCCCCTTATTTGTACCTAAATTTAAGAAAGAAAATAGCTATTTGACAATCCCTTTGGCACAGGGAAATGAACGTTATATTCCGTTCTTTTTTGAGAAAGAGCAAGCTGTAGCTTTGTTAGATGAATTCAAGAAAGCTGTACCCCAAGAAGGTGCTAATACTGAGATTCAGGTGGTAGACCTTTACGGTGTAATGGAAGCTCTCAATAGCAGTAATGATCCGATGATGAATAAAATTGTCTTATATCCATCACGGGAATCTATCAATTTTATTCGTTCTTTAGCTCCCCAATCTCCTGCGTCAAATCAACGTCCAGCCGCTACACCACCGAAGAAAAAATAA
- the prmC gene encoding peptide chain release factor N(5)-glutamine methyltransferase yields MRKYNVVSGLQLWQWRNKAIKAAIADHIPVAEIDWLLQELAGLDRLALRLESFKDKVEMSMALSLEELDQLWQRRLEERLPVQYIAGSTPWRKFRLKVSHAVLIPRPETECLIDLAVAATANSAIASQLQQGNWVDLGTGSGAIALGLADALPQATIHAVDFSREALAIAQENADTLGLADRIRFYHGSWWQPLTDLKGQVSGMVSNPPYIPSHVVPTLQPEVVNHEPHLALDGGADGLDDIRQLIEVSPSYIRPGGIWLIEMMAGQAEAVKTLLQQQGSYENIQIHKDLEGIERFALAYVSAE; encoded by the coding sequence ATGCGTAAGTACAATGTGGTTTCTGGTTTACAACTTTGGCAATGGCGCAACAAAGCAATCAAAGCAGCGATCGCTGATCATATTCCAGTCGCGGAAATAGATTGGTTACTGCAAGAGTTAGCGGGTTTAGACAGGTTAGCACTGCGTCTAGAGTCTTTTAAAGACAAAGTTGAGATGAGTATGGCTTTGTCTTTAGAAGAACTAGACCAACTTTGGCAAAGACGCTTAGAGGAGCGTTTGCCTGTACAGTATATTGCTGGGAGTACACCTTGGCGAAAATTTCGCCTGAAAGTTTCCCATGCAGTTTTAATTCCCAGACCAGAAACTGAATGCTTGATAGATTTAGCTGTGGCTGCTACTGCTAACAGTGCGATCGCATCACAACTACAGCAAGGAAATTGGGTAGATTTGGGAACTGGTAGTGGCGCGATCGCTTTGGGATTGGCTGATGCTTTACCACAAGCGACAATTCACGCTGTAGATTTTAGTCGAGAAGCTTTAGCGATCGCTCAGGAAAATGCTGATACTCTAGGTCTAGCTGACCGCATCCGGTTTTATCATGGGTCGTGGTGGCAACCGTTAACAGACCTCAAAGGTCAAGTTAGTGGGATGGTGTCTAACCCACCCTATATTCCTAGCCATGTTGTACCGACATTGCAACCAGAAGTAGTCAACCATGAACCACATTTAGCCTTAGATGGTGGTGCTGATGGTTTGGATGATATTCGCCAATTGATCGAAGTTTCCCCTAGTTATATAAGGCCTGGTGGCATTTGGCTAATTGAAATGATGGCTGGACAAGCTGAAGCAGTAAAAACCCTTTTACAGCAGCAAGGTAGCTATGAAAACATTCAAATTCACAAGGATTTAGAAGGTATTGAACGCTTTGCTTTAGCTTATGTGAGTGCTGAGTAA
- a CDS encoding L-threonylcarbamoyladenylate synthase: MTKVALEKLIAGVRAGVVVSFPTDTVPALATLPKKAGLIFATKQRSQDKPLILMGASAEDLWPYVQGSQEEYQIWQQVVNQYWPGALTLVLPASDRIPQAMNPHDPTTIGIRVPNSAIAQAILSRTGPLATTSANLSGQPALQTMAEIDDQFPDVLTLEFTPEEFFSENTILRQPSTVAKWTGNNWKILRQGAINLSI, encoded by the coding sequence ATGACTAAAGTGGCTTTAGAAAAATTAATTGCTGGTGTGCGTGCTGGTGTTGTTGTCAGTTTTCCTACGGATACTGTTCCTGCACTGGCGACTTTACCGAAAAAAGCAGGGTTGATTTTTGCGACTAAACAGCGCAGTCAGGATAAGCCTTTAATTTTAATGGGAGCTAGTGCGGAAGATTTATGGCCTTATGTTCAGGGTAGCCAAGAAGAATATCAGATTTGGCAGCAAGTGGTGAATCAGTATTGGCCTGGTGCATTGACACTGGTATTACCGGCTAGCGATCGCATCCCCCAAGCGATGAATCCCCATGATCCTACAACTATTGGGATTCGAGTTCCGAACAGTGCGATCGCTCAAGCTATTTTGTCACGCACAGGCCCTTTAGCTACCACAAGTGCCAACTTATCAGGTCAGCCAGCTCTACAAACTATGGCAGAAATTGATGATCAATTTCCTGATGTACTGACATTAGAGTTTACGCCTGAAGAATTTTTCAGTGAAAATACTATACTGCGTCAGCCTTCTACTGTTGCTAAATGGACAGGGAACAACTGGAAAATTTTACGTCAAGGTGCTATTAATTTAAGCATTTAG